From the Flavobacteriales bacterium genome, one window contains:
- the rpmF gene encoding 50S ribosomal protein L32 has translation MAHPKRKISKTRRDKRRTHDKATTPQLSVCQTTGETHQTHRTHWVDGVLYYKGKVVMEK, from the coding sequence ATGGCACATCCTAAACGTAAAATCTCTAAAACAAGGAGAGATAAAAGACGTACTCACGACAAAGCTACAACGCCACAGTTAAGCGTATGTCAAACGACTGGAGAGACTCATCAAACACACAGAACTCACTGGGTAGATGGTGTACTTTACTACAAAGGTAAAGTAGTAATGGAAAAATAA